One Argentina anserina chromosome 6, drPotAnse1.1, whole genome shotgun sequence genomic window, TCCTTACCTATAATATACAAAAATTTGTAATTATCTGGCTAATCTTCTTCGTGGACCGGTGAGTATCAAGAAAAATCCTTAATATTTGTAAGTATCTGGCTAATCCCATGATACTAATTAAGGGCGTTATCAGTGTCGAAAGCTTAGCAGTCATTGGACATCTGGATTTACATGTCAATTTCATTTCGTTTTGGTTTTGAACCATTTGAAAATAGATGATGATTCATCTCGTGGAAAATTCTGTTAGTTGCATGGTTGTGGTTCTCAGGTGTCAATCTTCAATCTTATCCTTGGGTTAAACTTTAAAGAAATAGATCATTGCCAGATCACATTAATATATCGAgcatatatactgatcatgcAGTTTGTATATTCATCTATATACTTGTCCGTAAGTAGTTAAAAATACTTTCTTGATGCCAGGAAATTCTGTTTCTTGATCGAAAGAAACTGATCTCTGGTATCTAAACACAGCAAAGTCGATCCATATAATCGGTCAATGAATAAAACAACTCTCCAAACCATGTTTATTTTTCGGTCAAGCAAGATATTAAGATATTTCTTATCCAAAAAACTTTATAAGACAAACCTGAGGATAAGTAAAATAATCGAGTTTAATTTGGTCAAGGTTTCCAGCCGAAGACATTTCCCTTATCTGTtagtttgatattgatattaatatatatgttaatactTCAGTTAACTTTTACGTGGAACCGGGTTTTTATATGTAGAGGAATGTCATAAAACTTCTGAATATATTATCAATcataatattaattaagaaagttttcgcTGTTTTCTTCTACTATAAACTGAACTAAAATACATAATAGAAGCAAAGGCATGCCTAATTCAAGAGTCAAAGAGTTGAAGGGTTTGCTTGAATACTGCGTTAATATTGGAATCTATACGTACTGATTTGTTATGAGGTTTCAGGTGGGGAGGGCAGTACGTGCATGCCTTGTATGAGAAGAAATGAAGTTAATGAttacattttttgttttggatgATAAGTAACTAATTACCCTAATGAGTAGTTAAGGAGCTCATTTTCCAAATCAAGAATATATGAATTCCCTAGCTATAATGGGATGAATTTCCGAAGACAGAAAGGTCCACGTAATCAGTTTATGCATGTTTTACGAGCCTTTCATGCATACAATCCATACATCATGTTATCTTGTTCAAGACTTCTCATATATAAATAGTGATCATGAGTTTAGATATTCAAGGATTTACTGTTTATTTGgtcaagaaaagaaagaaggaattACTATACAACTACAAGATGATCAGTAAGACAACTCCAATATGACCAGCAAAACACCTTTTCATCGTCAGCAAGtgttttttctttataaaCCCACGTCGATGGTTGTATATGCCTCCCAGCAATATTCAAGTTACAACGAATAAAAATCGAGCCGAAGGCGACTAAGACTCCTCGCGCCCAGAAGATGTCTTGTTTACCTCGTAGACATGGCCATCGTGAATCTCATATCAATTAAATTTTCCCACACCATTAAGCTCATGTGACATGTCCTGTCAACCTACTTTCCTTACCCACCGGTATAAGCCTCTATCAGTCGACCTCCCGAGTCCCGAGTCCCGACAATTGGTAGAAGTCGTTGATCATTCGAATATATTTCAAGAACGAATCGAAAATTCTCAAGTACCGGAAATACTCGATCTAGGTAGTCTTGCACTTATATGAATCGTTCCACTAATAGACTTCTAGATCGAACTGGTAAAACTTCAATGATGTGGTGCGTTTGAGACCTTGTATGAAAAATTCAGGTCTGCGTTGAACAAGATCGAGCTATCACACTTCAAGAGTTCAAGCCTTAGAGGCCATCTCAGGAAGACTAGGAGTTCGATCGAGAGACTGCAACTCGATCATCCTTGACGGCAGCTGATGCCATACTAATACAACTAAACTTGTCAAGATTACACACGCATAGGCAGCATAGTTGACTTTGACGTGGAGAAAAATGGTTCAAGACTCCAATGATTGATATTATAACACTACGGTTGAACTTGAGGTTGTTTGGCCAAGTTATGATTACTGCACAGTTTAGTATAAAAACAGGCACGTCTAAACACATGACTGGTTAGtgcaaaataataatatgCGGATTGTTAACACTTCATACGGTTTAGCTAATTGATAGACTCGATCGGCCATTTCCTAAACTAGAACATCCAAGTCATTCAACataatatttgttgatttcagTTTAAAGAAATGTCCAGAAAATACAGTACAActtcctcttttcttttttcttttttgaaaggaAGCTTCCTCTTTTCATTCTCATTTTAAATCGacgttttcaatttttaaatttatttgatCACCCAcgtaattaataaaatttaataattagTAGACATTTATTGAAATATATGATGCATAGATTTCGCGATTACACGTGGTAGAAATCttgtttttgtcattttgtttaTCATGCATGTAATGAGTCTAATATAGTTATACATAATGAATGGGCGGATTCAAGATTGGATTATTTGGGATACTTGAacttaacaataaaaaaataatggaGAATCTCGACGGTGcaaaaaaattttactaattgaaatcaaaatcgATCTACCTAGTCAATGAATATAATGAGGCTTACTCTTCTAATGCTTATATACAAATAACGTAACCTAACTAAATAAATATTCATGTAGCACATCGTAATCCAGAATCATTTACAAAAGCTAGCATTTTAGTAGCGATTCGAAAGGTTAAGAAATGACCAATGGAAACTGAATTAAAGATTGCAGTTGATCAATAAATCTTAAGAAATATAAGAAGTGAATATTATTTAGATCTGGACTCGTAGATAGGACATTTCATGAAGTCATTTTTTTTCGATCGCTTTGATTTGGACTCAAATTTGTCATTTTAGTCTAATAGACACCTATATTcattgaaaaataataatcatatatatcaaacaaAACGGTGTacatagtcaaaatctaaTACAAATACATTTGAATAAATAAGCAACGTACTAGCTAGTAATTAACCTAGCTGACATTCTAGAATAAGAGATACTTGGCTAAGGACACGCTATTGAGGAAGAAGAGTAAGGTTTGGAAGAGAATCAAATGAGTATCATTGGTTATTTTGGGGATGTTTGGCTATGGAGATTAGGGTAATCCTAGGAAAAAAAGATTTTAAAAACTAGATATTTTTTCCTTGTCTTGAGCTTGGGGATGCTTGAGTCACCCCAAAAATAGGCTAGATCCGCCCCTGTAATGAACTATTGTAACTTGATGTGGGAAACTAGGAATATACTATTAAAAGcattaatttttaaaaaatccTAATATACATCGTAAGACAATCATGTTTTACACTTTTTACGTGAGTGAAATAACTATTCATTtaagggtaaattcctcctatggtacctgatgtttggctacttggacaatttggtacctgatgtatgaaagcggacaatttggtacctaaagttctcaaatttaggccattttggtactgCTATcgattttgaccatatttttagggttatttccgtcattctagttctaaactcattaaattcacatttttcttcattttcttcatataattgcctctctttggagataattaaattgatatatctactccacttagcatctactccgcatatatcgaaaataaatttttttcttaatatacttattgtatcctaattattttatgcaaaggaaataaattgcctttatgcaattgtaatttttatcaattttttttaattacttataattaaaattaatttagattgataactacattatgaaaacttatatacgtaaatcatcacagatactaagtggatgagttatcaaatttttagtgataacttAGAGGCAATTAGgaggtattataaaaaaatgaagtaaagttgAGATAAGATGACAGAAATAACCCttaaaatatggtcaaaattgacataagtactaaaatggcctaaatttgagaactttaggtactaaattgtccgctttcatacatcaggtaccaaattgtctaagtagccaaacatcagataccataggaggaatttacccttcATTTAAAATAAGACATTTCAAATTAATTTCTCCACAATATTCCTATAATGGCTTGGCGAAATGCCGAGCAGCACACCCATCACCAGCTAGGTGCTGATTGCAAGGCGTGCCATCACTGCCACGGCACAACGGCTCTACCCAATGACTTCCCCATAGCTCACATCACATGCCGTTGTCATTTCATCTTAGTTTGAATTCTTAGCGTGATAGCCGCCTTGTTCCTCTTCTAGTCATTGCGGTCATCTTGTCCCAAATTGAAAGCCCGAACCAGCCATAGCCACTGGTTCTGGCGATAAGTACATGTGGTAGACAAAATGCAGACTTATCTCTTTAAATAAGGTGAGAAGCACTCGAGTCCCTTTCTTCTATTACATAGAGAAAGTTTGAGCAAGTCAATGGTGGCGACATGGCATATTGGCATTTGAGTCTATGATTGCATAAAAGATTCAATACTCCCTCCAACGCGGAaaatgtgtatgtgtataataaTCTCCATTCCAATTGCAGTTGAGTACTGCAATGTGCTTAAGAACTCATATCTCCCAAGTAACAGGGTACCATTTTTATATCCAAGCTCTAGACCTTGACCATTTCAAgtctttcttcatcttcttatgTGCTACATTAAACTCCTGTTCTTGTTTTTAGAATTCAAATCCCCATCTCCAATGGCTTTGGCAACTTTTTTAGCTTTCCTTCTCTTCTTACGcatttgctctctctctcaaggAGAAAATTTATTGTTCAATGGCTTCAATGGAAGTGAGGGGAACCTGAAACTTGAAGGAGCTTCCATAGTGAAACCCTCTGGTATGATCAGACTCACTAACACAACACGTAATGTTATAGGCCATGCATTCTATAACAAACCGATAACCATGTATGATAAAGGTTCCCCAAATGCTTCTTCGTTCAGTACAGAGATTGTATTTGCCATAGTCTCCCCAAGCTCCGGCAGCGGTGGCTTTGGCCTAGCCTTCACATTGTCTCCCTCTCCGAGTTTCCCTGGGGCTCAAGCCGGCCATTACTTCGGAATTTTCAACTCTTCAAACGACAACAAAACCTCCAACCATATCCTTGCTGTTGAATTCGACACGGTCAATGGTTACAACCAGAGCTCGGATTCAGATGGTAACCATGTTGGTATCAACATCAACAGCGTCTATTCTAAGGTATCTGAACCAGCTGCTTACTATGACACAGAATCACACaaagaagaattgaagatGGAGGGTGGTGATCTTATACATGCTTGGATAGACTATGATGGCAAGGCTCAACTTTTGAATGTGACAATATCTCCTATTAATAAGGGGAAACCAACCAAACCTCTAATCTCTCTTGGTATCAATCTATCTTCTGTGCTTCAAGAGACTATGTATGCCGGCTTTTCAGCTTCCACAGGAGATAACGGGTCGAGCTCTCATTATATAATCGCATGGAGTTTTGCAGTGGATGAAAAAGCAAGTAAACTCAATCTTACCAATCTTCCTATCCCAGCAAAAGAGAAAAGTTCATCATCCTCTTACAGTCCCCAAATTAAGGCTGTTATTGTGGCCTTGTCTGTTGTGGTCTTCTTGTTGTTGGcacttttgttcatctttacATTGTATAGAAGACTGATGCCTTCTGAGACCCTGGAAGATTGGGAGATTGATTGTCCTCACAGGTTCCAGTACAAGGATCTCCATGCAGCAACCAAGGGTTTTAAAGACTCTAATGTGATTGGAGCTGGCGGATTCGGTGTAGTTTACAAGGGTACTTTGCCTTCTACTGGATGTCAAGTTGCAGTCAAGAAGATATCAAGAAATGGAATCCAAGGAATGAGGGAGTTTGCCGCAGAAATAGAGAGCTTGGGAAGGCTAAGGCATAAGAACTTGGTAAATCTACAAGGCTGGTGTAAGAAAAAGAACGACCTCCTTATAGTCTACGATTACATTCCAAATGGAAGCCTTGATGCACTCATTTTCCATCCGAATGACAAACTGCTGTTGAGCTGGCAACAAAGGTTCAACATCCTTAAAGGCATTGCCTCAGGATTGTTGTATCTTCATGAAGAATGGGAGCAAGTGGTGATTCACAGAGATGTCAAGTCCAGCAATGTCTTGATAGATGAAGACCTGAATGCTCGGCTAAGCGACTTCGGCCTTGCAAGGCTATATGATCATGGAGAAATATCACACACCACAGGCGTGGTTGGCACAATCGGGTACATTGCGCCAGAATTGGCTCGAACAGGGAAGGCCTCAGCAGCCTCGGACGTGTTTGCATATGGCATCTTGCTTCTTGAAGTTGCTACTGGGAAAAGACCAATCGGCTCAGGCCGCTCGGATCAATTCATACTGGCGGACTGGGTGATGGAAAAGTATCAAGCGGGTCGTGTATTTGACACAGTAGATCCAAAGTTAGGTCACTATGTTGTGAAAGAGATGGAGCTGATTCTTGAGCTGGGTTTGCTTTGCTCTCACTTCAAGCCAGAAGCTAGACCTACCATGAGACAAGTAGTTCGATATCTCAATGGGGATGAACAGCTTCCTCATGTCGATAACTGGAACCTACTTGAATCGGATAGCATCAGTGAATTGAACTCGAGATTTATGAAGGTCATATCTTCTGATTCTAACATATCGTCGTATCAATCATCGTCCTTTGGTGGCACCTCTACCAGTTCCATGGGTTCTGGCAGATAGCAGTTgctatttgtttctttttataCAGTTCTTTGGTAAAGAACATCATTACTTCTGTATTGGCTGATGACCATTAATGCAAGCGACCATTAAAGATCAAAAATAGATTTACAGAATTTTCTAAGCATCCGATCagaaaaaacaacaaacaagAAAATCGGCATATATTTCCTCatgcaaaacaaatcaaaaaca contains:
- the LOC126798232 gene encoding lectin-domain containing receptor kinase VI.3-like; this encodes MCYIKLLFLFLEFKSPSPMALATFLAFLLFLRICSLSQGENLLFNGFNGSEGNLKLEGASIVKPSGMIRLTNTTRNVIGHAFYNKPITMYDKGSPNASSFSTEIVFAIVSPSSGSGGFGLAFTLSPSPSFPGAQAGHYFGIFNSSNDNKTSNHILAVEFDTVNGYNQSSDSDGNHVGININSVYSKVSEPAAYYDTESHKEELKMEGGDLIHAWIDYDGKAQLLNVTISPINKGKPTKPLISLGINLSSVLQETMYAGFSASTGDNGSSSHYIIAWSFAVDEKASKLNLTNLPIPAKEKSSSSSYSPQIKAVIVALSVVVFLLLALLFIFTLYRRLMPSETLEDWEIDCPHRFQYKDLHAATKGFKDSNVIGAGGFGVVYKGTLPSTGCQVAVKKISRNGIQGMREFAAEIESLGRLRHKNLVNLQGWCKKKNDLLIVYDYIPNGSLDALIFHPNDKLLLSWQQRFNILKGIASGLLYLHEEWEQVVIHRDVKSSNVLIDEDLNARLSDFGLARLYDHGEISHTTGVVGTIGYIAPELARTGKASAASDVFAYGILLLEVATGKRPIGSGRSDQFILADWVMEKYQAGRVFDTVDPKLGHYVVKEMELILELGLLCSHFKPEARPTMRQVVRYLNGDEQLPHVDNWNLLESDSISELNSRFMKVISSDSNISSYQSSSFGGTSTSSMGSGR